One Temnothorax longispinosus isolate EJ_2023e chromosome 8, Tlon_JGU_v1, whole genome shotgun sequence genomic region harbors:
- the LOC139818103 gene encoding heat shock factor 2-binding protein isoform X1 translates to MNVNSSVRIFSHGLSYGAYRVYNFHLRTSEFFQNSLETILCSSELNTHEFIDDISQIFATDDLKAVSRREETHGEKNSHTLYDKFSTSSVSASKDNAKEIVALESKCEELRAQIECLTKQKEDAFEEIERLKDQILSQSTYCTSLGAVLGNLTWRASRFPQIVDAWLSNFQNKIGEFLSIVNGTFDAFVNTYRSAFPPTSNVEYQFVMGLLGVVTNISASPEGREFLITNSSGTEFVQKLIKLTPELPSAPGTVSLKRLILMILYNVSMNKTGLQYLLESRVGDALSHCLGDEASSEEMQLLCLRVLQSVTYDLEEPKYVHDLTTIIPFERIETMMSAKRSDISGAAEQVIKHLRHSQKITK, encoded by the exons ATGAACGTAAACTCGTCAGTGCGTATTTTTTCGCATGGGTTATCGTATGGTGCTTATCGagtgtataattttcatttgcgAACTTCGGAATTCTTTCAGAATTCCTTGGAGACAATTTTATGCTCCAGCGAGCTTAACACGCACGAATTCATAGACGATATCTCGCAGATTTTTGCGACTGACGATCTCAAAGCTGTATCTCGCAGGGAGGAGACACACGGAGAAAAGAATTCACACACGCTTTACGATAAATTCTCAACGTCGTCCGTTAGCGCGTCAAAAG ataatgcAAAAGAAATTGTAGCGTTGGAATCAAAATGCGAAGAACTGCGTGCTCAGATCGAGTGTCTAACGAAACAGAAAGAAGATGCGTTTGAGGAGATAGAACGTTTGAAGGATCAA ATATTAAGTCAGAGTACTTATTGCACAAGCCTTGGTGCGGTATTAGGTAACTTGACGTGGCGTGCTTCTAGATTTCCGCAAATAGTCGACGCTTGGTTATCGAAC TTTCAGAATAAAATAGGAGAATTCTTGTCAATAGTGAACGGGACATTCGACGCGTTCGTTAATACTTATAGAAGCGCATTCCCTCCTACGAGCAACGTTGAGTACCAATTTGTAATGGGATTACTCGGTGTCGTCACCAATATATCCGCGAGCCCGGAAGGTCGTgagtttttaattacaaattccAGCGGTACGGAATTCGTGCAAAAGCTAATTAAACTGACGCCCGAATTACCGTCTGCTCCCGGGACGGTATCTTTGAAAAG attaatattaatgatccTGTACAACGTGAGCATGAACAAGACCGGCTTGCAATATCTGCTCGAGTCGCGAGTAGGAGACGCGCTAAGTCATTGTTTGGGTGATGAGGCGTCTTCGGAAGAGATGCAACTGCTCTGCCTTCGCGTTCTACAATCCGTCACTTACGATCTCGAGGAACCGAAATACGTTCACGATTTGACTACGATAATTCCGTTCGAACGAATCGAGACGATGATGTCCGCGAAACGGAGCGACATAAGCGGTGCGGCGGAACAAGTCATCAAACATTTGCGACACAGTCAAAAAATTACGAagtga
- the LOC139818103 gene encoding heat shock factor 2-binding protein isoform X2, with the protein MNVNSSNSLETILCSSELNTHEFIDDISQIFATDDLKAVSRREETHGEKNSHTLYDKFSTSSVSASKDNAKEIVALESKCEELRAQIECLTKQKEDAFEEIERLKDQILSQSTYCTSLGAVLGNLTWRASRFPQIVDAWLSNFQNKIGEFLSIVNGTFDAFVNTYRSAFPPTSNVEYQFVMGLLGVVTNISASPEGREFLITNSSGTEFVQKLIKLTPELPSAPGTVSLKRLILMILYNVSMNKTGLQYLLESRVGDALSHCLGDEASSEEMQLLCLRVLQSVTYDLEEPKYVHDLTTIIPFERIETMMSAKRSDISGAAEQVIKHLRHSQKITK; encoded by the exons ATGAACGTAAACTCGTCA AATTCCTTGGAGACAATTTTATGCTCCAGCGAGCTTAACACGCACGAATTCATAGACGATATCTCGCAGATTTTTGCGACTGACGATCTCAAAGCTGTATCTCGCAGGGAGGAGACACACGGAGAAAAGAATTCACACACGCTTTACGATAAATTCTCAACGTCGTCCGTTAGCGCGTCAAAAG ataatgcAAAAGAAATTGTAGCGTTGGAATCAAAATGCGAAGAACTGCGTGCTCAGATCGAGTGTCTAACGAAACAGAAAGAAGATGCGTTTGAGGAGATAGAACGTTTGAAGGATCAA ATATTAAGTCAGAGTACTTATTGCACAAGCCTTGGTGCGGTATTAGGTAACTTGACGTGGCGTGCTTCTAGATTTCCGCAAATAGTCGACGCTTGGTTATCGAAC TTTCAGAATAAAATAGGAGAATTCTTGTCAATAGTGAACGGGACATTCGACGCGTTCGTTAATACTTATAGAAGCGCATTCCCTCCTACGAGCAACGTTGAGTACCAATTTGTAATGGGATTACTCGGTGTCGTCACCAATATATCCGCGAGCCCGGAAGGTCGTgagtttttaattacaaattccAGCGGTACGGAATTCGTGCAAAAGCTAATTAAACTGACGCCCGAATTACCGTCTGCTCCCGGGACGGTATCTTTGAAAAG attaatattaatgatccTGTACAACGTGAGCATGAACAAGACCGGCTTGCAATATCTGCTCGAGTCGCGAGTAGGAGACGCGCTAAGTCATTGTTTGGGTGATGAGGCGTCTTCGGAAGAGATGCAACTGCTCTGCCTTCGCGTTCTACAATCCGTCACTTACGATCTCGAGGAACCGAAATACGTTCACGATTTGACTACGATAATTCCGTTCGAACGAATCGAGACGATGATGTCCGCGAAACGGAGCGACATAAGCGGTGCGGCGGAACAAGTCATCAAACATTTGCGACACAGTCAAAAAATTACGAagtga
- the Lbr gene encoding delta(14)-sterol reductase TM7SF2 isoform X2 — MRQSGIRRNLATRGSFIIFRGVAADISGVEPTVGARVSGAFAKPRRRDPGLPMKFTEGEEVLAKYPNTSEYYKGRILNVRGDRYKIQFETGMEYTVRENDIKAERAGRSTTRTSRRTTKSPSRYSPSRKSPSRRSPGRQSARSPGRSPTLSSRKLPVRSTRLAKISLSRIDVESDKTSNHKGSDLKALQESPTESLPLQQRLKREIITVTRRPTLLKTEQEYKSIITRSMDRAVSLPVERKNYVQDYPPGDKERGYSMQRDDLTKPLHEGDKWESVVKREKEINRVDKPQEWGGWIGTSFLVFILPISVILPQLLCLKGQCKSALVKPAVNLESYLNLYTLLSYIAFLTLLACISIIPIGKTVDGQQSKIGRLQYRINGFLSAIVTLMIIGLCLYMNIPISDYILNNIMQLSISGWIVGTFLAMALYIKAGKASVANLNIYASTNSKIYNFWQGREINPRIGTLDIKLLLIRASLTGTLIVNIAVAIKAAGDIKNLSIEKLDMTALLAVLLQLFYIIHGLIYEATIFTTFTIMYEGTGYMTCVSHLLYPFLTTLTTRFILYQKMKLNYFAGISILSFVVGYALYRASNLRKDEFRKNPVSPTIPYLETIPTLRGKKLMVSGLWGYVRHPNYLGDIIMQWSIASISLANDILPYYTAICCTLVLAYRAVRDNKRCQARYGYAWEQYCSRVKYMILKRIF; from the exons ATGCGCCAGAGCGGTATCAGGCGTAACCTCGCGACTCGTggaagttttattatttttcgcggcgtcgcggcggATATCTCCGGAGTGGAACCGACCGTTGGAGCACGAGTAAGTGGAGCGTTTGCGAAGCCACGACGTCGCGATCCCG GTCTCCCAATGAAGTTTACCGAGGGTGAAGAAGTCCTTGCCAAGTATCCGAATACTTCTGAATATTATAAGGGAAGGATTCTCAACGTCAGAGGCGATCGATATAAGATACAATTTGAAACAGGCATGGAGTACACAGTTAGAGAAAATGACATAAAG GCTGAGAGAGCTGGAAGAAGTACCACTAGAACAAGCAGGAGAACAACAAAGAGTCCCTCAAGATATTCCCCCAGCAGGAAGTCACCGAGCAGGCGATCGCCAGGAAGACAGTCGGCCAGATCGCCAGGGAGATCGCCAACGCTTTCGTCTAGGAAATTGCCTGTTCGTAGCACGCGTCTCGCTAAGATATCTCTATCTCGCATAGATGTCGAAAGCG ATAAAACCAGCAATCATAAAGGAAGCGACTTAAAGGCATTGCAAGAGAGTCCGACTGAATCGTTGCCTCTGCAACAACGCTTGAAGAGGGAAATTATAACGGTAACGCGCAGACCGACGCTTCTGAAGACTGAGCAggaatataaatcaattataacaaGAAGCATGGATAGAGCAGTCTCGCTTCCAGtggagagaaaaaattatgtacaagATTATCCTCCGGGAGACAAAGAAAGAGGATATTCAATGCAAAGAGAT GATTTGACGAAACCCTTGCATGAGGGCGATAAATGGGAATCAGTGGTGAAACGTGAAAAGGAGATAAATAGAGTCGACAAGCCGCAAGAATGGGGCGGATGGATCGGGACATCTTTTCTCGTATTTatattaccgatttctgtaaTCTTACCACAACTCTTGTGCTTGAAAGGACAGTGCAAATCTGCACTTGTAAAACCTGCTGTCAACTTGGAATcttacttaaatttatataccttGTTGTCTTACATTGCATTTTTGACATTATTGGCTTGTATTTCGATTATACCGATTGGGAAAACCGTTGACGGACAGCAGAGTAAAATCGGGAGACTCCAATATCGCATAAATG gTTTTTTGAGCGCTATAGTAACGCTAATGATAATTGGTCTATGCCTGTACATGAATATACCGATTAGCGATTACATCTTGAATAATATCATGCAGTTGTCAATTAGTGGCTGGATTGTGGGAACATTTTTAGCTATGGCATTGTATATCAAGGCAGGAAAAGCTTCAGTGGCCAATCTGAATATATATGCATCAACCAACagcaagatatataatttttggcAGGGCAGGGAAATTAATCCGCGAATTGGCACTTTGGACATTAAGCTACTTTTGATACGAGCTTCTCTTACTGGCACg TTGATCGTGAACATAGCCGTCGCAATTAAAGCTGCTGGCGATATAAAGAATCTAAGTATTGAGAAACTTGATATGACTGCATTGTTAGCTGTCTTGTTGCagctattttatatcatacatGGCTTAATATACGAAGCTACTATTTTTACGACCTTCACAATAATGTATGAGGGAACTGGATACATGACATGTGTTAGTCACCTGTTGTACCCATTTTTGACGACTCTCACCacaagatttatattatatcagaa GATGAAACTTAACTACTTCGCTGGGATATCTATTTTGAGCTTTGTAGTGGGATATGCTTTATACAGGGCTAGTAACTTGCGGAAAGATGAGTTTAGGAAGAATCCAGTTTCGCCGACAATACCTT ATTTGGAAACTATCCCGACATTACGCGGAAAGAAATTGATGGTGTCAGGTTTATGGGGCTATGTGAGACATCCCAATTATTTGGGCGACATTATAATGCAGTGGTCTATCGCGAGTATTAGCTTGGCAAACGACATTCTACCGTACTACACGGCGATCTGCTGCACGTTAGTGCTCGCTTACAGAGCCGTGAGAGACAATAAACGTTGTCAGGCGCGCTACGGATACGCATGGGAGCAATACTGTTCGCGAGTGAAGTACATGATCTTGAAACGTATATTTTAA
- the Lbr gene encoding delta(14)-sterol reductase TM7SF2 isoform X1: MRQSGIRRNLATRGSFIIFRGVAADISGVEPTVGARVSGAFAKPRRRDPGLPMKFTEGEEVLAKYPNTSEYYKGRILNVRGDRYKIQFETGMEYTVRENDIKSFLFSKAERAGRSTTRTSRRTTKSPSRYSPSRKSPSRRSPGRQSARSPGRSPTLSSRKLPVRSTRLAKISLSRIDVESDKTSNHKGSDLKALQESPTESLPLQQRLKREIITVTRRPTLLKTEQEYKSIITRSMDRAVSLPVERKNYVQDYPPGDKERGYSMQRDDLTKPLHEGDKWESVVKREKEINRVDKPQEWGGWIGTSFLVFILPISVILPQLLCLKGQCKSALVKPAVNLESYLNLYTLLSYIAFLTLLACISIIPIGKTVDGQQSKIGRLQYRINGFLSAIVTLMIIGLCLYMNIPISDYILNNIMQLSISGWIVGTFLAMALYIKAGKASVANLNIYASTNSKIYNFWQGREINPRIGTLDIKLLLIRASLTGTLIVNIAVAIKAAGDIKNLSIEKLDMTALLAVLLQLFYIIHGLIYEATIFTTFTIMYEGTGYMTCVSHLLYPFLTTLTTRFILYQKMKLNYFAGISILSFVVGYALYRASNLRKDEFRKNPVSPTIPYLETIPTLRGKKLMVSGLWGYVRHPNYLGDIIMQWSIASISLANDILPYYTAICCTLVLAYRAVRDNKRCQARYGYAWEQYCSRVKYMILKRIF; the protein is encoded by the exons ATGCGCCAGAGCGGTATCAGGCGTAACCTCGCGACTCGTggaagttttattatttttcgcggcgtcgcggcggATATCTCCGGAGTGGAACCGACCGTTGGAGCACGAGTAAGTGGAGCGTTTGCGAAGCCACGACGTCGCGATCCCG GTCTCCCAATGAAGTTTACCGAGGGTGAAGAAGTCCTTGCCAAGTATCCGAATACTTCTGAATATTATAAGGGAAGGATTCTCAACGTCAGAGGCGATCGATATAAGATACAATTTGAAACAGGCATGGAGTACACAGTTAGAGAAAATGACATAAAG tcttttttgttttctaaGGCTGAGAGAGCTGGAAGAAGTACCACTAGAACAAGCAGGAGAACAACAAAGAGTCCCTCAAGATATTCCCCCAGCAGGAAGTCACCGAGCAGGCGATCGCCAGGAAGACAGTCGGCCAGATCGCCAGGGAGATCGCCAACGCTTTCGTCTAGGAAATTGCCTGTTCGTAGCACGCGTCTCGCTAAGATATCTCTATCTCGCATAGATGTCGAAAGCG ATAAAACCAGCAATCATAAAGGAAGCGACTTAAAGGCATTGCAAGAGAGTCCGACTGAATCGTTGCCTCTGCAACAACGCTTGAAGAGGGAAATTATAACGGTAACGCGCAGACCGACGCTTCTGAAGACTGAGCAggaatataaatcaattataacaaGAAGCATGGATAGAGCAGTCTCGCTTCCAGtggagagaaaaaattatgtacaagATTATCCTCCGGGAGACAAAGAAAGAGGATATTCAATGCAAAGAGAT GATTTGACGAAACCCTTGCATGAGGGCGATAAATGGGAATCAGTGGTGAAACGTGAAAAGGAGATAAATAGAGTCGACAAGCCGCAAGAATGGGGCGGATGGATCGGGACATCTTTTCTCGTATTTatattaccgatttctgtaaTCTTACCACAACTCTTGTGCTTGAAAGGACAGTGCAAATCTGCACTTGTAAAACCTGCTGTCAACTTGGAATcttacttaaatttatataccttGTTGTCTTACATTGCATTTTTGACATTATTGGCTTGTATTTCGATTATACCGATTGGGAAAACCGTTGACGGACAGCAGAGTAAAATCGGGAGACTCCAATATCGCATAAATG gTTTTTTGAGCGCTATAGTAACGCTAATGATAATTGGTCTATGCCTGTACATGAATATACCGATTAGCGATTACATCTTGAATAATATCATGCAGTTGTCAATTAGTGGCTGGATTGTGGGAACATTTTTAGCTATGGCATTGTATATCAAGGCAGGAAAAGCTTCAGTGGCCAATCTGAATATATATGCATCAACCAACagcaagatatataatttttggcAGGGCAGGGAAATTAATCCGCGAATTGGCACTTTGGACATTAAGCTACTTTTGATACGAGCTTCTCTTACTGGCACg TTGATCGTGAACATAGCCGTCGCAATTAAAGCTGCTGGCGATATAAAGAATCTAAGTATTGAGAAACTTGATATGACTGCATTGTTAGCTGTCTTGTTGCagctattttatatcatacatGGCTTAATATACGAAGCTACTATTTTTACGACCTTCACAATAATGTATGAGGGAACTGGATACATGACATGTGTTAGTCACCTGTTGTACCCATTTTTGACGACTCTCACCacaagatttatattatatcagaa GATGAAACTTAACTACTTCGCTGGGATATCTATTTTGAGCTTTGTAGTGGGATATGCTTTATACAGGGCTAGTAACTTGCGGAAAGATGAGTTTAGGAAGAATCCAGTTTCGCCGACAATACCTT ATTTGGAAACTATCCCGACATTACGCGGAAAGAAATTGATGGTGTCAGGTTTATGGGGCTATGTGAGACATCCCAATTATTTGGGCGACATTATAATGCAGTGGTCTATCGCGAGTATTAGCTTGGCAAACGACATTCTACCGTACTACACGGCGATCTGCTGCACGTTAGTGCTCGCTTACAGAGCCGTGAGAGACAATAAACGTTGTCAGGCGCGCTACGGATACGCATGGGAGCAATACTGTTCGCGAGTGAAGTACATGATCTTGAAACGTATATTTTAA
- the Lbr gene encoding delta(14)-sterol reductase TM7SF2 isoform X3 encodes MPRPFTFTFGLRNGRLRNLRGTPRFSTGPNSCSVLRYPCRLLCLPMKFTEGEEVLAKYPNTSEYYKGRILNVRGDRYKIQFETGMEYTVRENDIKSFLFSKAERAGRSTTRTSRRTTKSPSRYSPSRKSPSRRSPGRQSARSPGRSPTLSSRKLPVRSTRLAKISLSRIDVESDKTSNHKGSDLKALQESPTESLPLQQRLKREIITVTRRPTLLKTEQEYKSIITRSMDRAVSLPVERKNYVQDYPPGDKERGYSMQRDDLTKPLHEGDKWESVVKREKEINRVDKPQEWGGWIGTSFLVFILPISVILPQLLCLKGQCKSALVKPAVNLESYLNLYTLLSYIAFLTLLACISIIPIGKTVDGQQSKIGRLQYRINGFLSAIVTLMIIGLCLYMNIPISDYILNNIMQLSISGWIVGTFLAMALYIKAGKASVANLNIYASTNSKIYNFWQGREINPRIGTLDIKLLLIRASLTGTLIVNIAVAIKAAGDIKNLSIEKLDMTALLAVLLQLFYIIHGLIYEATIFTTFTIMYEGTGYMTCVSHLLYPFLTTLTTRFILYQKMKLNYFAGISILSFVVGYALYRASNLRKDEFRKNPVSPTIPYLETIPTLRGKKLMVSGLWGYVRHPNYLGDIIMQWSIASISLANDILPYYTAICCTLVLAYRAVRDNKRCQARYGYAWEQYCSRVKYMILKRIF; translated from the exons ATGCCGCGACCGTTTACGTTTACGTTTGGCCTTCGTAACGGGCGGTTACGAAACTTACGCGGCACCCCGCGCTTTTCGACCGGACCGAATTCCTGCTCCGTGCTCCGTTATCCGTGCAGGCTCCTGT GTCTCCCAATGAAGTTTACCGAGGGTGAAGAAGTCCTTGCCAAGTATCCGAATACTTCTGAATATTATAAGGGAAGGATTCTCAACGTCAGAGGCGATCGATATAAGATACAATTTGAAACAGGCATGGAGTACACAGTTAGAGAAAATGACATAAAG tcttttttgttttctaaGGCTGAGAGAGCTGGAAGAAGTACCACTAGAACAAGCAGGAGAACAACAAAGAGTCCCTCAAGATATTCCCCCAGCAGGAAGTCACCGAGCAGGCGATCGCCAGGAAGACAGTCGGCCAGATCGCCAGGGAGATCGCCAACGCTTTCGTCTAGGAAATTGCCTGTTCGTAGCACGCGTCTCGCTAAGATATCTCTATCTCGCATAGATGTCGAAAGCG ATAAAACCAGCAATCATAAAGGAAGCGACTTAAAGGCATTGCAAGAGAGTCCGACTGAATCGTTGCCTCTGCAACAACGCTTGAAGAGGGAAATTATAACGGTAACGCGCAGACCGACGCTTCTGAAGACTGAGCAggaatataaatcaattataacaaGAAGCATGGATAGAGCAGTCTCGCTTCCAGtggagagaaaaaattatgtacaagATTATCCTCCGGGAGACAAAGAAAGAGGATATTCAATGCAAAGAGAT GATTTGACGAAACCCTTGCATGAGGGCGATAAATGGGAATCAGTGGTGAAACGTGAAAAGGAGATAAATAGAGTCGACAAGCCGCAAGAATGGGGCGGATGGATCGGGACATCTTTTCTCGTATTTatattaccgatttctgtaaTCTTACCACAACTCTTGTGCTTGAAAGGACAGTGCAAATCTGCACTTGTAAAACCTGCTGTCAACTTGGAATcttacttaaatttatataccttGTTGTCTTACATTGCATTTTTGACATTATTGGCTTGTATTTCGATTATACCGATTGGGAAAACCGTTGACGGACAGCAGAGTAAAATCGGGAGACTCCAATATCGCATAAATG gTTTTTTGAGCGCTATAGTAACGCTAATGATAATTGGTCTATGCCTGTACATGAATATACCGATTAGCGATTACATCTTGAATAATATCATGCAGTTGTCAATTAGTGGCTGGATTGTGGGAACATTTTTAGCTATGGCATTGTATATCAAGGCAGGAAAAGCTTCAGTGGCCAATCTGAATATATATGCATCAACCAACagcaagatatataatttttggcAGGGCAGGGAAATTAATCCGCGAATTGGCACTTTGGACATTAAGCTACTTTTGATACGAGCTTCTCTTACTGGCACg TTGATCGTGAACATAGCCGTCGCAATTAAAGCTGCTGGCGATATAAAGAATCTAAGTATTGAGAAACTTGATATGACTGCATTGTTAGCTGTCTTGTTGCagctattttatatcatacatGGCTTAATATACGAAGCTACTATTTTTACGACCTTCACAATAATGTATGAGGGAACTGGATACATGACATGTGTTAGTCACCTGTTGTACCCATTTTTGACGACTCTCACCacaagatttatattatatcagaa GATGAAACTTAACTACTTCGCTGGGATATCTATTTTGAGCTTTGTAGTGGGATATGCTTTATACAGGGCTAGTAACTTGCGGAAAGATGAGTTTAGGAAGAATCCAGTTTCGCCGACAATACCTT ATTTGGAAACTATCCCGACATTACGCGGAAAGAAATTGATGGTGTCAGGTTTATGGGGCTATGTGAGACATCCCAATTATTTGGGCGACATTATAATGCAGTGGTCTATCGCGAGTATTAGCTTGGCAAACGACATTCTACCGTACTACACGGCGATCTGCTGCACGTTAGTGCTCGCTTACAGAGCCGTGAGAGACAATAAACGTTGTCAGGCGCGCTACGGATACGCATGGGAGCAATACTGTTCGCGAGTGAAGTACATGATCTTGAAACGTATATTTTAA
- the Lbr gene encoding delta(14)-sterol reductase TM7SF2 isoform X4, whose amino-acid sequence MKFTEGEEVLAKYPNTSEYYKGRILNVRGDRYKIQFETGMEYTVRENDIKSFLFSKAERAGRSTTRTSRRTTKSPSRYSPSRKSPSRRSPGRQSARSPGRSPTLSSRKLPVRSTRLAKISLSRIDVESDKTSNHKGSDLKALQESPTESLPLQQRLKREIITVTRRPTLLKTEQEYKSIITRSMDRAVSLPVERKNYVQDYPPGDKERGYSMQRDDLTKPLHEGDKWESVVKREKEINRVDKPQEWGGWIGTSFLVFILPISVILPQLLCLKGQCKSALVKPAVNLESYLNLYTLLSYIAFLTLLACISIIPIGKTVDGQQSKIGRLQYRINGFLSAIVTLMIIGLCLYMNIPISDYILNNIMQLSISGWIVGTFLAMALYIKAGKASVANLNIYASTNSKIYNFWQGREINPRIGTLDIKLLLIRASLTGTLIVNIAVAIKAAGDIKNLSIEKLDMTALLAVLLQLFYIIHGLIYEATIFTTFTIMYEGTGYMTCVSHLLYPFLTTLTTRFILYQKMKLNYFAGISILSFVVGYALYRASNLRKDEFRKNPVSPTIPYLETIPTLRGKKLMVSGLWGYVRHPNYLGDIIMQWSIASISLANDILPYYTAICCTLVLAYRAVRDNKRCQARYGYAWEQYCSRVKYMILKRIF is encoded by the exons ATGAAGTTTACCGAGGGTGAAGAAGTCCTTGCCAAGTATCCGAATACTTCTGAATATTATAAGGGAAGGATTCTCAACGTCAGAGGCGATCGATATAAGATACAATTTGAAACAGGCATGGAGTACACAGTTAGAGAAAATGACATAAAG tcttttttgttttctaaGGCTGAGAGAGCTGGAAGAAGTACCACTAGAACAAGCAGGAGAACAACAAAGAGTCCCTCAAGATATTCCCCCAGCAGGAAGTCACCGAGCAGGCGATCGCCAGGAAGACAGTCGGCCAGATCGCCAGGGAGATCGCCAACGCTTTCGTCTAGGAAATTGCCTGTTCGTAGCACGCGTCTCGCTAAGATATCTCTATCTCGCATAGATGTCGAAAGCG ATAAAACCAGCAATCATAAAGGAAGCGACTTAAAGGCATTGCAAGAGAGTCCGACTGAATCGTTGCCTCTGCAACAACGCTTGAAGAGGGAAATTATAACGGTAACGCGCAGACCGACGCTTCTGAAGACTGAGCAggaatataaatcaattataacaaGAAGCATGGATAGAGCAGTCTCGCTTCCAGtggagagaaaaaattatgtacaagATTATCCTCCGGGAGACAAAGAAAGAGGATATTCAATGCAAAGAGAT GATTTGACGAAACCCTTGCATGAGGGCGATAAATGGGAATCAGTGGTGAAACGTGAAAAGGAGATAAATAGAGTCGACAAGCCGCAAGAATGGGGCGGATGGATCGGGACATCTTTTCTCGTATTTatattaccgatttctgtaaTCTTACCACAACTCTTGTGCTTGAAAGGACAGTGCAAATCTGCACTTGTAAAACCTGCTGTCAACTTGGAATcttacttaaatttatataccttGTTGTCTTACATTGCATTTTTGACATTATTGGCTTGTATTTCGATTATACCGATTGGGAAAACCGTTGACGGACAGCAGAGTAAAATCGGGAGACTCCAATATCGCATAAATG gTTTTTTGAGCGCTATAGTAACGCTAATGATAATTGGTCTATGCCTGTACATGAATATACCGATTAGCGATTACATCTTGAATAATATCATGCAGTTGTCAATTAGTGGCTGGATTGTGGGAACATTTTTAGCTATGGCATTGTATATCAAGGCAGGAAAAGCTTCAGTGGCCAATCTGAATATATATGCATCAACCAACagcaagatatataatttttggcAGGGCAGGGAAATTAATCCGCGAATTGGCACTTTGGACATTAAGCTACTTTTGATACGAGCTTCTCTTACTGGCACg TTGATCGTGAACATAGCCGTCGCAATTAAAGCTGCTGGCGATATAAAGAATCTAAGTATTGAGAAACTTGATATGACTGCATTGTTAGCTGTCTTGTTGCagctattttatatcatacatGGCTTAATATACGAAGCTACTATTTTTACGACCTTCACAATAATGTATGAGGGAACTGGATACATGACATGTGTTAGTCACCTGTTGTACCCATTTTTGACGACTCTCACCacaagatttatattatatcagaa GATGAAACTTAACTACTTCGCTGGGATATCTATTTTGAGCTTTGTAGTGGGATATGCTTTATACAGGGCTAGTAACTTGCGGAAAGATGAGTTTAGGAAGAATCCAGTTTCGCCGACAATACCTT ATTTGGAAACTATCCCGACATTACGCGGAAAGAAATTGATGGTGTCAGGTTTATGGGGCTATGTGAGACATCCCAATTATTTGGGCGACATTATAATGCAGTGGTCTATCGCGAGTATTAGCTTGGCAAACGACATTCTACCGTACTACACGGCGATCTGCTGCACGTTAGTGCTCGCTTACAGAGCCGTGAGAGACAATAAACGTTGTCAGGCGCGCTACGGATACGCATGGGAGCAATACTGTTCGCGAGTGAAGTACATGATCTTGAAACGTATATTTTAA